The genome window GAAGATCGATGTATGTCTTTTTAAAAGCATTATCATGTTTTATTAGTAGGTAATTAAGAGATTTAAATAGTATAAGTTATTACTGGTATTTCAATATATGTTCTGTTTCTATAAATTAcgaatttaataattttcctttagacaaattattatattggcaAAAGATACACCCACTGTGGTTTTTGTGTAATCATACAATAACATAGTAGAATTATTGCAATTTTGAAACCATGGAGGCAATTAAACCTCAAAAACAtctactaattttattacaaagatGAGTAAAAAAATCTCCCAAAAGTCAATAAATCTATAAATCAAATCATAAAAGGGTGTATTAAACAGCAGTCAAAATTTgaagcaaaatataaaatagaatatcgTTCATATAAAAAGACAAGACTGATAGAATTTGAGAAACCTTCAGGGGGAGGGGGAGTACAAGAAACTGTGTgtgaaataagatatttaataatttaatttatatactcaATATCATTGTTTCATATATATGATACTCCAAAGTAAGCCATTATATACcctaataatatgaaaatacataaaaatagcaaaaaactCATAATAGTTTAGTAATAGCTACATATCAAAAGGAAAAGGAACTTTTTGTATAGTAATATTGCTAATTAAATTGACAAATTGTCTTTACATTCATGGACTTACAATTCTAGAACATTTAactattaataaagaataacaagatatatctacaattttaaagattcaaTCAAATCATTTCAGCAAGTCTAACTATTTCCCCATATAGcaaactttattatttgagGTACTTTTAagggaaaataatgaaaacttaaAGCTAACCTATGATAATCTTCATATGATGAATGATCAAAggcaaaatttcatattttttgacagtcatttaatatacattcactttttttgatgaaaatattcttctttatattgaaaaagCTGATGTATGAGTAGATTAAACTACCAAGTATACTTATATTGACTCCAACAAAATTAATCCAAGAAAAGATGTAGTCGCCTCCGAATATCATTCctgaaataaaagttataaatttgtttgaatatgAATCATAAAAGGTAACTTACCAATATAcgtaacaattatattttttagacagCCAATGACGTTAGTATCTAAAGGGGAATTTATTTGGGTACAAAGAttggatgaaaaaattaataaaaaaccaagaaaacAACTGCATACATATTGGCAAATGAAAAAGGGATCGTATAAAGCACTGAATCCAAGGACTAGTTCAAAACTTCGAGTTATTAAACACAAAATGATCATAGGTATTATCATAAATAAGGAATTATAGTATGCCAAGCCATAAGGACCAATTTCACgattattcaatttcttttttgtgataACACTATTCAACGCTGTTGATAGATTATTCAGCATTATTATAACGTATCCAAACATGTTGAAAGATAGGTCGTGAGAAGCAGCAATAAGTGCACcaaacatcataaaaaaaacagagacaAGAACAGGAAagttaaaatgactttttagtaGCAAATATTGTAATACCATAGTAAAAAGAATGCTAAAACGTCTAAGAACAGTTATCATTGGTAACGAAAGTTCTTGAGTAACAACAAGCCCAAACAACATATTAGCCAAATAGAATAACGGTAACGGAAACATTTTCTCCAATATATCCTTGGATAAAGCAGGAAATTGAATAACCGAAAACACATTAAGAatcttaattacaaatattgtgGCAAACATTTGACCAAGACCAAGGACATGAGGAGATGGAAAGTGCTGAAGGGTTAAAATATG of Lepeophtheirus salmonis chromosome 12, UVic_Lsal_1.4, whole genome shotgun sequence contains these proteins:
- the frc gene encoding solute carrier family 35 member D2-like protein isoform X2 produces the protein MKNKIKIIPIQPNLVDDSKPRDSTSKFDTPSRIFAALFYGLVSIAIMLLNKHILTLQHFPSPHVLGLGQMFATIFDILEKMFPLPLFYLANMLFGLVVTQELSLPMITVLRRFSILFTMVLQYLLLKSHFNFPVLVSVFFMMFGALIAASHDLSFNMFGYVIIMLNNLSTALNSVITKKKLNNREIGPYGLAYYNSLFMIIPMIILCLITRSFELVLGFSALYDPFFICQYVCSCFLGFLLIFSSNLCTQINSPLDTNVIGCLKNIIVTYIGMIFGGDYIFSWINFVGVNISILGSLIYSYISFFNIKKNIFIKKSECILNDCQKI
- the frc gene encoding solute carrier family 35 member D2-like protein isoform X1 yields the protein MKNKIKIIPIQPNLVDDSKPRDSTSKFDTPSRIFAALFYGLVSIAIMLLNKHILTLQHFPSPHVLGLGQMFATIFVIKILNVFSVIQFPALSKDILEKMFPLPLFYLANMLFGLVVTQELSLPMITVLRRFSILFTMVLQYLLLKSHFNFPVLVSVFFMMFGALIAASHDLSFNMFGYVIIMLNNLSTALNSVITKKKLNNREIGPYGLAYYNSLFMIIPMIILCLITRSFELVLGFSALYDPFFICQYVCSCFLGFLLIFSSNLCTQINSPLDTNVIGCLKNIIVTYIGMIFGGDYIFSWINFVGVNISILGSLIYSYISFFNIKKNIFIKKSECILNDCQKI